taGAGTATCTGTGATAAGAAAGGATTTACTGTGTCTGCAGTTCAATTCAACAGCAATTTCTGTACGATATGAACAGCTAGAAACATCAgagtctttttcttctctgtggatTTGCGTAAAGTAATTAGGAGCATATGTGGTGGGGGCTGGGACAGAGAGGCTggtggaaaggaggaggaggaggagcaggttCCATCCCAGATCACCTCGGTGGATGCTGTGAGTCATGCCCTGTAAATGGCTCTTACTTAGTGCCACATGCCAGATGATGAGTCACGGAGCCAGGGTGCACAGAAATGGGAGGAACTGGTTCAGTCACTGTCCTGGCTTCTGTGATAGCTGGTCCAGATCTGCTGCTTGAGCTATTTCTGATGTCTTGTATAACTCTAAATGCACAGAGCAGGTGGGCCATCTTTTTCTCTGACTGCAAGGCAGTACCTGCCTCATACTGGTTATGTCATCGGCAGGAATACACATACTACACCTATTCcttattttcatctcttctgGAGGGGTCCCTCATCCCTGAACTGTGCAGCTCCTTGCTGCCAGGAGCTCAAGGGCTGGGACTGACTGTCACATGCTGCAGTTTCCATTTGGAACACATCATAATCCTATATGGCTCTAGGATGTAATGATACATTAATCATGGGCTTAGTCAGACTGTCCTGGAAACCATTGGAAAAAGCCCTGGACAAGGCAGCACCTCTttgtggaaagaaaagggaagtaGTACTTTTAGGAATCACTGCTCAGCAccacaaaagaaaccagcatGAGCTGAGGCAGAAATCTAGTATTTCTATTTTGCTGCAGCCTCTTTTAAATATCAAGGTCTGGAATATTCACCCTGGGACCATGCAGACCACCCTCACTAGGCTCCCTGTTTcctgaggcagggaaggagagctgAAGGTTTAGGATGAGTCAAAGAACTAGTATTTCCTTTTacaccttttctttcattaaacaAACTAGATGATTTAATAAAGCATTTATTGAAGGTGTGAGTTTGACAGGGATGTATTAGCTGGCAAGAAATAAACAGATGTCCAACCCTAACTAGTCCCACCCTACAACAATTTACAGGTTTCCTCACCTCCACCCTCTGCTTACTCACTCCCATGGTTCAGACCCAGCCCCAGGCCACTCACTCTGTGCCACTTACCCCGTCCTCTTCTCTGATGCTGCTCCTTTAATGCCCTCCAGTTACCTGAAATTTTCCTGAtaagattttctttaaaaccatTCAGTACTTTGTGGCAACTTTTGGAgtggcagagctggtgaagggacaAACTGGTGCTGGATACAAGGGGCCCTGAAATCCCTTCACAGTCTGAAGAGTGTCTCTCAGTTTGGATTAATCTCCTGGCCCTTTTGCCTAGAGACATACAGGGAGTAGACTGAACATGTCTTTCCCTGTGGGACCAAAGGAGATGTCTATATTGTGCCCTTGTCCGTAAGATCACATAAATCATTGCtttttgcagcatttcttcTGGTGTTTGTTATGTAGGGCTGTGTGATTTCTTCAGGCATGTTTATGCAAATACACTGTAGGAGTCAGGGATTCACATGGAACAACTCTCAGAACCAGCAGCTCCAAtacaaagggattttttttctgcttctttgaaACTGAATACATGGCTTTAGCCctatttttccatctttcacGCCTGAGTGACATGATGAATCTTGCTCCATCTGAGGAAGATGCTGATGACAGTGAAACCATAGCCATAcagaagaagcagcaagaaCCCTCACAGTTAAAGGTTTCCTTTGCACATTCAGTTTCATAGATGAAATTACTAGTTTTGTAGAAACTAGTTTTGAAAAGCCATCCTCTAAAATGCCTGCATCGCCTTCAGCTGACAGTTCTGATGATCTTTCTTCTGACTCTTCATCCTCTGTGGTCTACGTGCAGTCTTCTTACATTTAAatcacttttgtttcttttatctcTGCATGCCTCCTCCAATATTGCATTACATTTTATGAGAAAAGCTGTGTTACTGTGTGTTGAATCCTGTTGCCCCACCTGTGTGCAGCAGACAGCACGGAGCAAGGAGGGTCGTTAAGCATTCAGCAGTAGGACTCCAAAATCATGGCTGGAGCCATAAGGGATAGCAGACTATGCCTGGAGGTGTGTGCCACCACACCTAACTCATCAGCCCTTGGAGGCAAGGCTGGTGCTTACACCAGCCCCTTTAGTTGAACCACTTTGGAGCCAGCTCTAATGGCTTCTGCATCTTCTCAGTAGTGttgcagaggcaggagctggcatTCCAGAAACCATAAGGGTGCCCCAACCACCTTTAAATTAGCACAAGGTCCTCAGTCTTTGGCTTATGGCAGAAGAGGGATTTGAGAACCTTTATGTGGTGCTCAGCAAGGGCTTAAAAGGCATGGAGTGCAGAGCCTGAAGAATTCTACATGCTTCTATTTCCTGCAGCATGCTGCCTCCTCTCTAAAACGCAGACACGACTTGGTAGGCAGCTCTCAGATACGTGCTGAACCATCCTTTGTTGCTTGGTGCTCACCTGCTCTTTATCTAGAGCTTTGCTGTAACTAAGGAGTTTTTgttgtgtatatttatatacagGGGCTACAATCATTCCACACCAAACATAGGTGTCTCACAAAAAGCCATTCTTTCTCCTCTGTATTATCTTGACTGGAATGAGGCACCTACAGGTAATGAAATGTGTGGCCCGCACCTTCTCTGGGTAACCCCTTAGCACCTCAAGAAAGATCTCACTGAATAAACAACTCACATCTGTATTGCAGCAGATAGTGTCAGTATGGAGAAGGCAAGAATTTTGACATTGGGAAATGAAATGGCTGTTGTACTGACATATCTAGAGCTGTGGTGCTCCCTGCATGCCTTCCTACCTTGCACTGCCGTGACATGCTTTTCCAGGCAGGGTTTGATTCTGGatgctgtgtttgctgttaTACGTGTAGCAGTGAGCAAGATTCAGCACACCATGGGCTTGTGCTATAAATGATAAGAAGAATTAAGTTATTTGGCGAAAAGTGTTCAAGTACAGTACAGACTGTCTATCTACATCTGGAAATTTCCTGTTGTGAAGAGGAGTGAGGGCTTTGCAAAAAGCTGATCAAAGCCAGCAAAATCTGAAACTAGTCTGCATTTTATTCCCcaatcccagcctggcaggtCCTGACTAGGAAGAGGGAGGATCCTTCTACAGTCTTCCAGAATAAGAGAGGGAGGGTCAAATGATGATACAGCCAGGGAGGATGCCCTGATGTTTGGAATTGAATAATTTTTGTGCTAGCGGTGTCATTGCCATCTATCTTTAGAGAAGCCATCAAAATGTCTCCCAGCAGGAACTGTCTACACCTGTGATGTTGGTCCTCAGAACCTTATTCTGGGAGCAGGCAGGATGGGCATCCGTCTGCTGCAGTGTCTGTGACAGCCAGTGAATCACAATCCACCCCAGGAGCCTGTGCTGCCTTGAAACCtaagagctgggcacagccgCATGTTGCAGCCAGAGCACTGGAGAGACAGCTGGGAAATGGCTGCGTGTCAGCTCTGACATTTTGCTGTCAAATGTCAGAGTGTGTCTGTGCAAGCCTTGTCCTCCCACAGCAGCTTCTACACTGAAGTGAATTGCGTGTTGCTCAGCAGGGCTTGTCAGCAgatgggtgctgctgctgggagccagctCCAAGCAGCCATTTTCCAGAGGCAGTGGAGATCCAATGCTTCAGCAGTGCAGTGTGCTGCTGTCATGGTCTGTATCCTCAAAATAATGCTTTTCAGATGGATGCATCGTGGCAGCACTCAAAATACAGCAAAGCCTTATGGAGAGTTATGATCTGAGAATTACAGTTAGCTACAAAGGCAGTAACAAGATCAGGGGTGGCCTACGTAAGTACATAAGCACTGGGGGACCCAAATGCTTTGGAGATGGGGTAAGGCAGGGGTGGGAGAAAAGGATAAACTCCTGCttagttaaataaaaataaacttagATAAATTCAGAGCTCCTGTTGCGCCATCAGTGGCACACAAGGTCCAAAATGGGACATGAACACGCTTCAGCTGCTGAACACCACGTGTGGGGCATGTGCaagctcaggagctgctgttaCCCACAGTAACTCTTGAACAGTGAGACCTTTGGAATCCTTGATGAAAAAGATCTGCCTCCAAGGATCTAGGCTGAGTACAGACTCATTCCCTTCAGGCTctgtggcagtggctgtgggAAAGGAGCCAAAGGTTTGTAAGAGAGAGAAGTCACTGAAAGGGGTGTAAAGGTTGATACAAGTTTTAGGGAGACCACAGGTGAGGGAGATTTTAGGGTCACACAATAAATGGTCCAGTTGGATGTGGTCCAAGTGGTCTGGGTGATCTCTCCTCTTTGGAGCCTAATCCTGGGTGAAACATCCCAGCAGAAACAAATATATAAGTAGGTGAGTATCCCCACCATGTAAGTCTCTGGTAGCATCACCCAGAAGGCCTGTCTGTTCTCTGACACTGGTGTTAGCATTAACTTTTGCATCATTGGGTGTTTACTGTAAACACTAGCTCTGTTTCcatctttgtatttttatttcttgacaGCATCATCCTGTGTCTGTGAGAAGCAGTACTATGCGTGGGAGGAAAGTATTTCTTTTGATCATTTTTTATCATATTTTAATTGCTATTCTTACACCTTGAAGCTGAAAGAACTGGAGTTCCTGATGTTTCTGTGTAGCTGTCTCATTGCTTACGCTCTTGTTCTAACTTCACTCATCCCACATTTCTCAGTTTCCCTCCTGGGATCCCATGTGCCTTTGCAGCTCTGCTCCAAATCCAGTATTGCCCCATAGTCACAAAAGCTGGGATGAGGTAGGTAAGGGCCACATGAATGCCACTTTTTGGAGCCTGAAAGtcagtggtggcagcagctgtggggtcCTAGAATCCAGAGCAGGATCACAGGATGCAGTTTTCAGGATGCAGTGAACACTGAGGATGCCTGGATGAGGCACAGGATATGTATTGCTGACCCAAGGGCATTTGGACCAAGATTTTCAGAACAAATTTTGGATCTGTGAGGGCACGAGGTCATTTTTTAATCTCTTGAGATTGTCCTGGATCACTGCTGTCTTTTGTGGTTCCTCCCTCTCCTTAGTGCCTTAGCTTTCCAATGCACTTGTCtgtattggattctctgatgtgTCAAAGGGAAAATAAGAGGGAAACCCCTTCCAGACTGTGCTGGAAGCACTTGCAGGCTGGATCTCTGGGTCAGGtggggaaagagaaattaatatgTCCTCTAAGCTCACATGTCAAATTCTGGCGAACATGTACAAAAAAGTtgaagagggacttttgacaCAAGCAGTTAGTAATAGGACAAGGTGAAAAGACTTTAAACTAAAAAAtggcaggtttaggttggatattaggaagaagttctttactgtgaaggtggtgaggccctggcacatgttgcccagagaatttATTGAtgcccccatccctggaagtgttcaatgCCAGTTTGGATGGGCTTCGAGCAACCCGGTCTAGGAagagttgtccctgcccatggaaccagatgatctttaaggtccctttagCACAAATCATTCTGTGACTCCACTGCTTTTAAGAGAACCTGGTATTTGCTGAACACTGAGGGAGTGTGGCACTTCGTGCCCTATCTGTATGGCTCCCAGGGTTGTGGCAGTTGTACAATAGTGAAGTGCAGCAGGTAGCAAGATAAGCAGGTAATTGCCACAGGTAAGGTGTCAGAGAACTGTGAAACAGGCATTCAAAGCACGGAAGGAACCAGTTGGAACTGATCCTTTACTATCAGCAAAATGTCAGCTGTATGGGGCCTATTTAACCATCACCAATGGCTTTCCATGGCCCCACTGAAGTAATCTGCTTCTTTTCACTGTAGAGGCCCTTATGTATGTAAGCAGTTGCATACTTTGGCATGCTCCCCTGGCTCCATTAAAAGGGTCAGGACCTCACGGAGCCTTCTGGATTTTGGAGAGGAATGGCTGTTGCTGCTTTCTTGTTCCAGTCTGATGCTGCCTTTTAGTCTCTGATGTTGAAAGACCTTGCAGAGTAATTCAGTATTTGGTTCTTGAAGGAAGGTTCAAGGTACCTAAAAGCATAAAAAGATGTTCAATCTAGTGTGAGAAAGTATACTGCTCTCTCCAGAGTGCAGTACTGCAGCTCAGACACTGTGCTGTTTTCCTGTGAGGACGCAGTGCCATCTGCAGTGAGGTCTTTGTTTGGCCCAAAGCCTGTTCAGCCCTTTGGCCACTTGACTGAAATCAGTTACTTCAGATAACTTTGAGAGGGGTCAGGTGAAATCACAAGTGTTGTCTCAGGGACCTGCAGGGAGGTTAATGTGTTTGTCTTACAGGGTGATGATGTGTTTTCCTGAAGAAGAATCTCATACTCAGGTACTTGTGCTGGGAAGGACCAGTCTGTTTGACCCTTGTCAACATGTTAAATCTTCAGTCAAACCAAGGGTGATTTAAACGGTCACAGCCTTTCCCGAGAGGTGACTTCCTTTatgattttttctctctctaggTATCTGAATTCCCTCATGAGAAGTGTCCTCCCTCCCTCACATGTGCAGCCCTACCTGTTCATGGGTGGTACCAGCTTCACTGATGCCCTGAAGAGCATTCCCCACCATGGATAGTCCACCCAAACTGACTGGTGAGACGCTGATTGTCCATCACATTCCTCTGGTGCATTGCCAGGTCCCTGATAGACAGTGCTGCTCCGTGAGCAAAAGGACCAACCCTTTCTGCCAGCCAGAGCTCAGCATTACACGGACCTCTGCCCTTCCAGACAGGGACCTTTCACAGACTGACTCCTTGGTCTACAGCAGCTTTCTCCAGACCTCTGAAACCTCAACAGAGGCCTCAGacaacaaagaaggaaaagcaagggATCTCATTGTCCCTGGTGTCAGTAAGCGACACAACCCTTTCCTGCTGAGTGAGGGTGAAGACCTCAGCATTTTTGGGGATGACTTGGGACAAAAATCTTTCCACCTTCACAACTCGTTTGTTGATGGCAAACCTCCCTTCAATCTGCAGGAGCTGGCCTTGCCCCCTTTCCACCTCCACGACTCCAACCACATTGTGAAATCCTGGAACATGGCCAGCCGGTCTGGTGTGGTAGATGGGCAAGAGGATAAAACCAGCAGTGATGAcatccagaaaaggaacaatgccAACAGATGCCATCAGGCCTCAGAACGCATGGAGCTGGATGAATGCAACTGCCACCgtggcagctcctccagcttctCCTTTGATGGTGGTGATCAGGAATGGAACCAGAACACAGGTGAATTACTGAGGAATCAGGATGCTCTGCACAGCCGGACGTGCAGTTGTTCCAGCTCAGAGATCCAGCACTGTCGCTGCTACAGTTCATCAAGTCAGTCGGAAGTGATTGACCAACAGATGGGCTACATCAGTGACTCTTCTTGCAACAGCTCTGATGGGGTGCTGGTGAATTTCAGTGCCCTTTACAACAAAATGAATGGCCAATCTCAATCAAACCTGAATTCAGCCAACCTGTCCTGTGACTCTTCCTTCTGCAGCCACTCAGACACAGGAGCTTTTTACCTGGATTTGCATTCATCACCCACAGAATCCAAGATGTCTTGTGAATCGCATCACCCAGAGAGTTCAGGAAAGGTGTGTGGGTGTCAGCATTCCTCCTCACCTGTCCTTGATGCTAACTGCAACTCCTACCACCTCCACTGTGAGCCTTGCACTTCAGAGAGCTCCGATCTCACTGCCTGCTTCCAGAGTCAAGCACGGCTTGTTGTGGCTACTCAGAATTACTATAAGTTAGTCACATGTGACTTGTCTTCCCAGTCATCCCCCAGCCCCGCCGGATCTTCCATAACTAGCTGCTCAGAAGACCAGACCAAGAGTAGTCCAGCACAACCCACAGAATACTATCTGTTTAGAAGGCCTGAcctaagaaaagaagaaagcaatgtGGAGTGCAGTGAAGAGGAGGCAAAGGGAGAATCTGCCCAGAACATGATTGAGGGTCAGGTCTATGTCAATGTGTCACCACCGAACCTCAACACAAGCCGTCAGCGCTCTAGGAGCTATGAtcagaacctggacaggagccccagcagcaggcTGGGCTCCTTGGAGCGCATGGTCAGCTGTCCGGTCAAGCTGAGTGAAAGTCCAGCAATACCCATCCAGAGTTCTCCCCCAAAGAGAGTGACATCTTTTGCTGAACTGGCTAAAGGACGGAAAAAGAATGGCACCTCCCCACCACTCCGGTCTAGTGGTGATTCCTCCTTGGAGTTCTCTCCTATACCTGAGACTCAGCGGGATTGCCCAGCCTTCCTCGAAGAAAGAGCTCGACGCAGTCAGAGTCTTCCACCCATGCCCTTCATCCATGGCCTGAACCGGAGCTGCGAGGGCTTCTGTTTGAATCATGCTTTTGGGGACAGCCAAGCTTTGTGCTCCACCAAAGACTCCGTCTCCAGTAAGAAGGTCCCCAGTGGGCATGGGGCAGGTGAGCAAGCCTCTCTCTCCATGCTGACGGAGGCAGATGCCAGCTTCTCAGGTGGCTCTGCCAGTGGCCACGGACAAAAAGATGTTAGAGCCCGAGCAGACGGTAAGGAGCCAAACTAGGCAGAATggagaagtaaaaagaaaaacagctcttTGGGATATGAGGGGAGCTGCAAGGGAACCTGCATGGTGATAGGAGACCAGTGCCTGTGCATTTTGTTCCTGGCCTTTGTCCTCAGGACAAAGCCTTGCTGTGCTTATTTCAGACTCCTATTCATACAAATGTCTTGTCCTTGTATTACTAAGGCCTCTTGAGGTTTTGTTCAAATCTTGTATCCTGTGAGGGAGAACATGACATTAGCACTTAAGTGTCTGTGCACCTTGAAGGGTTATCTTCCTTCCAGAGCATTTACTGCACTTGTCAGTGAGAGTCACCTGCCCTTAGCTCCTAAGGCAGAGACGTGAAGATGCTCAGCAAAGTCATGTTCACAGCAGATGTTTATAGCCTTTCTTCTTTGGAGCTACTTGGGGCAGATGTAGAGAGGTGGAGACTGCAGAGTCAGCAGGCTCCTTTCCATGCAGGTTCAGTAACCTCACATAGTCTCTGCTGAGACTTACAGTGTGAGTCCTGCAGATACTAATCTGTGGCTCTCTGCTGGGATATCATGGTCATGTTCTCCGCAGTGGTTTTGGTTGCAGGAGTTTCCTCTGGAGAATAACTGTCACAGTTACCTGTGTAGAAAGTCTGTAATGCGTGGATTGCTTTCCACCTTGGTATTGGTGTCGCTTCTCCTTGTGAAGAAGCTGTGTGATGCTCCTGTTGGAGGTATGGTCATTTCTCCAACATGGCAGAAGACCTCTGTCTCTGCCCTAGACAAGTCTCACACCTGCTGCACAGGTAATATCCCATCTGAAATGCCTCTGACCAGACCACTGAACTAATTAGCCCCAAACATATCAAAACCCAGACTGTCTCCATTTAATGTCCAGACGATTTCTGATGAGAGATAAGAATGTGTCATTCATTTACCATGACAGGGGCGGGAGAGATTTTGGTCTTTGAAGCAAGAGTTTTTAAGGTGTTGTCCTGTTTGTTCATTGAGCCTGGAATGTGTGCTTGGTGTGGGATGTCAGGGAAAGCAGGTCTCTTCTGGGAGAACTTAACATGGGAGCAGCTCTCTTAGTTTCAGGGGGAGTGCTTGGAAGAAGCAGgcactgctccaggaggaaggTCCAGACAGGAACTCTCAGGGAAATATGTCCCAGCAGTTCCTGTAtgcctcctgctgtgcaggAATCTTCTGCCTGCAGCTGGAAATGGAGGCATATCTGCCTTGctgcagctgagagcagcatGCAAACCTAAAGGTTCTGAGAGGAACTAAAGGGAAAACAAGACCTGCTAGAAGCTAGGGGGATGAGTCAGCTGTAGAGAGAGAAGTCTGGAATACCCCACAGGCAGCAAGTAACACCACAACTGATCATGGATCTCACTCAGCCCCATGTGTGCATCCAGCATTATGTGTGTTGTGCATGAAGTGCACAGTGTGTCACACTTCAGTTGTGTCACTCCAGATGTTGTGGTCCCATCAGGAGCTGGAGCAATGTAAATACAGGAGATAAGCCCAACACACTCCCTAAGGACATTGCAATACCTCATTTGCTGGAGCAGATCAGCACTTTCCAGGGTTGGAAGCAGGATGTTGGGAGCATCCTGCTTAGGTCTGGCAGAGGCAGGGGGATGAAGGAAGTTCCAGAGGGAAGATAGTTACAGGACActgaagagggagggagaaggggaagcaggaagaagagggagggagaaggggaagcaATTACCTTTTGCAACAGCACTGGTATATTGCAATGTGTGATGCAAAGCTGCAGTGCTATTGCATGTAATGCTTGTGCTTGGCTGTGCGAGTTCTCAGTGCATATGGGAGGTGTCACTTCTTTGAGATAAGAAATCTGACTGTGCCACAGTGTGTTGGGCCATGTCTTTGTGGTAGTTCttgggcagaggcagctcaAGGGCAGGCACCTGACCCCATGGCTTTGTGCTGTCCAGAGAGCAAAGGATTTGGAAGGGATGTGAAGCTGGTGACCCTACCAGGACAAACAAGCTCCTGGTGCAGTGTTCTTCTCTTCCAGACAGCTCTCAACAGCTAGAAACTCTGTATTTGAGGCCAGATGTCTCTATGTCCTAGCTCTTGACATATGTTAAGAGTTCAGACTTGAACCACTCTGCATGTGTAACTGGCCTCTAGCTCATTCTCTTCCTCCCGCAACAGAGAGCACATTTCCTTTTGCCTGCAATCTGCTGGGCTGAGGATGATTGACCCTCCGCCCATCCTCACACTTTGttcccctttctctccctgAAGGCGGTGGCACAGACAGCAAGCCTGTGGTACGCTACAGCAAGGACCAGCGTCCCACAACTCTGCCCATCCAGCCCTTTGTTTTTCAGCATCATTTCAGCAAGCCACCCAAGGCACGTGCCCTGCACAGCCATTTTGCCTCCAGCCTCTCCCAACTCTACAGCTTGTCCAGCAACCGGCCTTCTAGCCAGCAGATCTCCAATTCCCAGTCCTCAGTCCtggccacctcagcagagcaggctgCGGTGGTGGTGAGCCAAACCCATGGCACACTTGTGACCCAGCGCTCAGCAGATGGAGCTGCCTCCTGCAGTGATGGGGGCATTAAAAAGTCTGCCCCTGAAACAACCCGTCCATCCCCGCTGGGCAGTTACTCTCCTGTGCGATGCAACGTGCCTTTCTTCCAAAGCGCAgactcctcttcctcacccactGCAGACAGAGCTGAGGACAGCCAGCCACCCAGAAGCAGGTCCTGCCCCATCTCAGCCAGCCTGCTTCCCACGAGGTCATCCCCTGCTGTCAGTGCCATGCAGTCCTCCAAAACTACAAAAGCTGATGCCCTGAGGCAAAAAGATAATGCCAAGCTGATCCCCAAGAAGGAGGCATCCTTGGAACCAAGCCCATCACTCTCTGAATACCAACTCCACAGTGGGTCCCTCCCTCCACTCTCAGTGGGTAGCATGTCCATGAGCAGAGTAAGAGGCCATGCCGATTCCCACTGGAGAAACggcagtgagagcagcagctctggtcCTCTGAGCAGCATGGGAATACGGCCCATCAATGGTAAGTACCTATCCTTCGGAACCTGCTAGCGTCTCTAGCTCCCCATGCCTATGGCTGCTCCCTATAGTACCACCTTCCCTTAAAGCCACAGCCCAGGATAAATTTTCACCTGACTGCTGCAGAATGACCTACACTAAGAGCATGTCTTTCCAGTCCTGGCTACTACACTGAGTCTCTGGAGAGTGCAGTGTGGTCTGCTCATCTTACAGCATGCCATGCCATGTGGCTGTATCCCAAACCTGCTCCCTCTATGTGTGCAACCATGAGGTCACCCaggctcctgtgctgctctgccaggctggggccTCTTGTCTTTCCCCATGTGTGTGTGCTAATGTCCTGAAATGCTGCTGGACTTCTGAGTAATGTGctgtctctctttctctgt
This region of Pithys albifrons albifrons isolate INPA30051 chromosome Z, PitAlb_v1, whole genome shotgun sequence genomic DNA includes:
- the RUSC2 gene encoding AP-4 complex accessory subunit RUSC2 isoform X1 encodes the protein MDSPPKLTGETLIVHHIPLVHCQVPDRQCCSVSKRTNPFCQPELSITRTSALPDRDLSQTDSLVYSSFLQTSETSTEASDNKEGKARDLIVPGVSKRHNPFLLSEGEDLSIFGDDLGQKSFHLHNSFVDGKPPFNLQELALPPFHLHDSNHIVKSWNMASRSGVVDGQEDKTSSDDIQKRNNANRCHQASERMELDECNCHRGSSSSFSFDGGDQEWNQNTGELLRNQDALHSRTCSCSSSEIQHCRCYSSSSQSEVIDQQMGYISDSSCNSSDGVLVNFSALYNKMNGQSQSNLNSANLSCDSSFCSHSDTGAFYLDLHSSPTESKMSCESHHPESSGKVCGCQHSSSPVLDANCNSYHLHCEPCTSESSDLTACFQSQARLVVATQNYYKLVTCDLSSQSSPSPAGSSITSCSEDQTKSSPAQPTEYYLFRRPDLRKEESNVECSEEEAKGESAQNMIEGQVYVNVSPPNLNTSRQRSRSYDQNLDRSPSSRLGSLERMVSCPVKLSESPAIPIQSSPPKRVTSFAELAKGRKKNGTSPPLRSSGDSSLEFSPIPETQRDCPAFLEERARRSQSLPPMPFIHGLNRSCEGFCLNHAFGDSQALCSTKDSVSSKKVPSGHGAGEQASLSMLTEADASFSGGSASGHGQKDVRARADGGGTDSKPVVRYSKDQRPTTLPIQPFVFQHHFSKPPKARALHSHFASSLSQLYSLSSNRPSSQQISNSQSSVLATSAEQAAVVVSQTHGTLVTQRSADGAASCSDGGIKKSAPETTRPSPLGSYSPVRCNVPFFQSADSSSSPTADRAEDSQPPRSRSCPISASLLPTRSSPAVSAMQSSKTTKADALRQKDNAKLIPKKEASLEPSPSLSEYQLHSGSLPPLSVGSMSMSRVRGHADSHWRNGSESSSSGPLSSMGIRPINANHLSPQALKWREYRRRNPLGLDRVSALPSLAGSQDRRQQEPQLNRGNPIFELPGTLSTSHFHCKLNGQSMRQLQLTYNDFFPDYFSLAEKPPAEFCLSPDGNTESISIDLLQKKGLVKAINTAVDLIVAHFGTSRDPGVKAKLGNSSVSPNVGHLILKYLCPAVRDILSDGLKAYVLDMIIGQRRNIPWSVVEASTQLGPSTKLLHSLYSKISQYTELTNHTMRFNAFIFGLLNIRSLEFWFNHLYNHEDIILAHYQPVGFLCLSHSVCQPLFEELLLLLQPLSLLPFNLDLLFEHHLMQMGKEQQQQKELLRVKQDLLLSVHSTLQLMRTRGSSEDPDGCSTAPETCQEGARDGDISPGHSPQQAGSEKRIKGVGASCGDGDREEERSKMRESTRERKKDKQAGWWYQLMQTSQIYIEGSAEGSKFIRSEKKKAALNTMPRSVETHKAPPPREGVVEGAEACPIDERTLEERPKSTSKTSPETMEEPLEKPQQVVVGEEVKERSWPFWMGSPPDSVLTELKRSKEKESGTQQRVGAAAAAPQEDSSTSASESSQPIKWGHLFGSRKVQKEPRQPNRLPSGWLSLDKSVFQLVAQTVGASMWHEAAPEPDPPQPEPSEVPAVSLPARGISPHPTCEVKALCHHIATEAGQLSFNKGDILQVISKVDGDWLQCSLGSEKGLVPIMYVTHPEDEDY
- the RUSC2 gene encoding AP-4 complex accessory subunit RUSC2 isoform X2, with translation MDSPPKLTGETLIVHHIPLVHCQVPDRQCCSVSKRTNPFCQPELSITRTSALPDRDLSQTDSLVYSSFLQTSETSTEASDNKEGKARDLIVPGVSKRHNPFLLSEGEDLSIFGDDLGQKSFHLHNSFVDGKPPFNLQELALPPFHLHDSNHIVKSWNMASRSGVVDGQEDKTSSDDIQKRNNANRCHQASERMELDECNCHRGSSSSFSFDGGDQEWNQNTGELLRNQDALHSRTCSCSSSEIQHCRCYSSSSQSEVIDQQMGYISDSSCNSSDGVLVNFSALYNKMNGQSQSNLNSANLSCDSSFCSHSDTGAFYLDLHSSPTESKMSCESHHPESSGKVCGCQHSSSPVLDANCNSYHLHCEPCTSESSDLTACFQSQARLVVATQNYYKLVTCDLSSQSSPSPAGSSITSCSEDQTKSSPAQPTEYYLFRRPDLRKEESNVECSEEEAKGESAQNMIEGQVYVNVSPPNLNTSRQRSRSYDQNLDRSPSSRLGSLERMVSCPVKLSESPAIPIQSSPPKRVTSFAELAKGRKKNGTSPPLRSSGDSSLEFSPIPETQRDCPAFLEERARRSQSLPPMPFIHGLNRSCEGFCLNHAFGDSQALCSTKDSVSSKKVPSGHGAGGGTDSKPVVRYSKDQRPTTLPIQPFVFQHHFSKPPKARALHSHFASSLSQLYSLSSNRPSSQQISNSQSSVLATSAEQAAVVVSQTHGTLVTQRSADGAASCSDGGIKKSAPETTRPSPLGSYSPVRCNVPFFQSADSSSSPTADRAEDSQPPRSRSCPISASLLPTRSSPAVSAMQSSKTTKADALRQKDNAKLIPKKEASLEPSPSLSEYQLHSGSLPPLSVGSMSMSRVRGHADSHWRNGSESSSSGPLSSMGIRPINANHLSPQALKWREYRRRNPLGLDRVSALPSLAGSQDRRQQEPQLNRGNPIFELPGTLSTSHFHCKLNGQSMRQLQLTYNDFFPDYFSLAEKPPAEFCLSPDGNTESISIDLLQKKGLVKAINTAVDLIVAHFGTSRDPGVKAKLGNSSVSPNVGHLILKYLCPAVRDILSDGLKAYVLDMIIGQRRNIPWSVVEASTQLGPSTKLLHSLYSKISQYTELTNHTMRFNAFIFGLLNIRSLEFWFNHLYNHEDIILAHYQPVGFLCLSHSVCQPLFEELLLLLQPLSLLPFNLDLLFEHHLMQMGKEQQQQKELLRVKQDLLLSVHSTLQLMRTRGSSEDPDGCSTAPETCQEGARDGDISPGHSPQQAGSEKRIKGVGASCGDGDREEERSKMRESTRERKKDKQAGWWYQLMQTSQIYIEGSAEGSKFIRSEKKKAALNTMPRSVETHKAPPPREGVVEGAEACPIDERTLEERPKSTSKTSPETMEEPLEKPQQVVVGEEVKERSWPFWMGSPPDSVLTELKRSKEKESGTQQRVGAAAAAPQEDSSTSASESSQPIKWGHLFGSRKVQKEPRQPNRLPSGWLSLDKSVFQLVAQTVGASMWHEAAPEPDPPQPEPSEVPAVSLPARGISPHPTCEVKALCHHIATEAGQLSFNKGDILQVISKVDGDWLQCSLGSEKGLVPIMYVTHPEDEDY